The Coccidioides posadasii str. Silveira chromosome 2, complete sequence genomic interval ATCAGAAAACAAGAGATGGACAGGCTCCATTATGTTTATTTCGACTTTCACAATGAAACAAAGGGCTTAAAGTGGCATCGAGCGGAGCTTTTGTTGAACCGTCTTACAGACGGATTAATGCGAGGCCAATATTTTAGCGGTGTCGAATCGTTGGGTGATCCATCCGGCCCGCTTGATATTCGACTCCTGCAGTCTAGTGTGGTCCGAACGAACTGTATGGATTGCTTGGATCGCACCAACGTTGTGCAGAGCATGCTGGGTCGCTGGACTGCGACCCGTCAATTGATTGATGCTGGTGTTCTACAACCGGGAGAATCTGCCAGTGATGATCCGGAGTTTGAGTTCATGTTCCGAAACATGTGGGCGGACAACGCAGATGTTGTCTCGAAATCGTATTCTGGAACAGGTGCCCTGAAAACTGATTTTACTCGCACCGGCGAGAGAACAAAAGCTGGCATCCTTCTCGATGGGAACAATTCCTTGACGAGGTACATCCGTAACAATTTCCGCGATGGCCCCCGCCAAGATGCCTTTGATATCTTTCTTGGCACCTATCTGCCTTCGTCGTCCTCAAGCAACAGACTTGTGTTCGTGGATCGAAGGCCGATTATCATCCAAGCAATTCCATATATTCTTGCGGCAAGTGTTTTCATGGTTCTTGTTGCAATCTTTAGTCGCAGGCTCCCTGATTCTGCCGCTTGGCCAATAAGGCTATTCCTCATTTTCTGGATGGCTGTGGCTGCTTGGTGTCTAAGGTTTATCTATTCCCACGGCATGCTTTATGTGAGTCATGATCCAAGTATGATGATCCTAAGAGGATGTAGGCTAATCATGAACAACTTGTAGGTTAACTGGCCAAAGCTCAACACTCCCACGGCAGCAGTTGATGGTTATCAAGATGCATTACACAGAGCACATTCAGACAGAGTCATTGGACGATTCATACCCGCCGCTCGCCATCAGCGTGGGTTCAGCAATGTCCGCCTTGGCTATATggaggaagggaaaaagCGAATTGAATAGCATCTGCTCGTTGTTCACAGGGTATTTTCTGAGCTTCTTCAAGGGCGTATTTTTCACTGTACCCCTTTGTGTTCTTTGGTCATGATAATATATTATGTGACAACCACTTCTTTTGGGTCTTTAACCCTATCTTCCTGTTTTCCAAGGAGTGCACTGTCACAATTCACAAGAGTATATACCTATTTTAACTAGCCTACACCCTTTTTCCAGGAACTAATCATAATAGTATTAACTTCACCGAAGCAGAGCTCAGTTTATATTGTGAGATATGTGAATGTTCTCTTTATTTGTGCTCAACTTTATATTAATAGAAGACAGTCTGTGTGGTCGGTAGTATCTCCATGTTCCCTCTGATGTATGCAAAACTTTTAGCTTGTGCCTGGTTGGAACCAAAAATGGTTATTTACCAGACCTctctactctgtactctaCCGGTATTAGCATGTCCCTTTCCCACGAAACCCCGCTACAGCTTGTCCCACGGGGTCTTTATCATTTTCTAGTTCCTGGATTATAGGATGGGTCAATTGATTCTATAGTCTGGTTAAATCTAACACTGGCCTTTCAAAACCCCACTGGAATGTACCAGCCTTTTTGGAGGCCGACAGCGCTGATCAGATACAACCATTTGCACTCCTTCACAGTCCGGAACTTCTCCAAAATGGGGCGCACATATAATGTTTGCCATGATCTTTGCAAAATTAAGATTCTTACTTTTCAATTGAGATGTCTTGACTGACTTCAGGTCTCGGATCTAGGATGCTATCGTCGCGCTCAATTCGCTTCAGTCGAATTACTCGATTGTCCAGAAGATCCGCAAATCGGGAGGACGGATGAATGAGCAAGCCATGACTGAGATGGTAGAATGGTGTCAAAAGGTTGGATACAAGGTATGCGACCTTGTCTCTCTCCCGGGCTCAGATCCCGTCGGCACTGAGTAGATACTAACCGTCACATTATGCATCCTTCGGTCGCGACAGCCATCGGACTTTAACAAGCTGAATCTAATCCATATCGCGGGGACGAAAGGCAAGGGCTCGACATGCGCTTTCATCTCTTCGATTCTTTCTCAGTACGCCCACCTACAGACTTCCCAGGGCGTCGAGTCGTCCTCCGAGCCGAAAATCAGCAAAATCGGCCTTTACACATCCCCACACCTTCGATTCGTCCGCGAACGGATACAAATTAATAACACACCGCTCTCTGAGGAGCAATTTGCTAAATACTTCTTCGAAATATGGGATCGATTGGAAGAATCTGCGCGAAAAAGTGGCATGGACCCCACCGACCCGGCCGGAAAGCCCATCTACTTCCGGTACCTTACGCTTATGGCATGGCACACGTACCTGAGAGAAGGTGTGGATGCCGCCATTATAGAGTGTGGGATTGGAGGGGAGTATGATAGTACAAATATTTTGGATAAACCTATTGTTGCAGGTATTTCGAGCTTGGGGATTGATCACGTTGAGCTGCTAGGTGATTCAATCGAACAGATCGCCTGGCATAAAGCTGGAATTATTAAGCCCGGATCGATAGCCTATACCGCGCCGCAGCCAGAAGCGGCTTTGGATGTTTTGAAGCggagaggagaagagaagggAGTCGAAGTGGAAGTTGCCTCAGGGCATCCGGAGCTAGCACCTGGAAAAGTTCAATTGGGCTTGTCGGGCGATTTTCAATATAAGAATGCGGAACTGGCGGTGGCCATCTCAACTTCGTTTTTAAGAGCAAGAGGCGTTGCGGATGTGCCATCGTATGCTAACGGGGAGCCTCTAACAGAGCCAATTCTACGAGGCCTGGAAAATACCCGCTTGGCCGGAAGGTGTGAGGTCAGGCGAGAGAAGAATGTTGCCTGGCACATTGACGGAGGCCATACGCCAGAAAGCATTGAAGCCACGGGGAGATGGTTCTCTTCGCAGCCGTACACCAGGAATGCTCTGGATGGAGGAAATGGCAAGAATCAGGTCTTGATATTTAACCAGCAATCTCGTGACAGTTCTGTTCTAGCGCGTGCCCTCTATAGCATATTGTCCGCAGGAAATTGCTCCTTTACCCATGCCGTGTTCTGCACGAATGTCACATTTAAGGAAGCAGGATATCGGCCGGACCTTGTGAGTATAAATGCAAATGCCACAGAGGTGGAGAAATTGAGCGTGCAAAACAGCCTCGCAAAGACGTGGCGGGAGATGTCGCCAGATACCACCGTGGAAGTGAAAGGCACGATTGAAGAGGCGGTTGAATACGCCCGAAATCTAGCATCTGGCGAAGGCGATGCTATGGTTTCCGTGCTTGTGACGGGCAGTCTACACCTAGTTGGCGGCCTGATTGAGGTATTAGAGACGAAGCCTTTGCCAGAGTGAGGTAACAAACCCGGTTATAACTGTATAACATCGCATTTTCAACAATCTTTAAAACATGATGTTTGACTAAACCTCCACGGGGCTTCTTCCCCTTTCTAAGAGTCATCTCTCCCGCATGGGTTCAACGCCCTTACAGATTTCCGCATCCTTATCTCCAAAAGATTCCGCAGCACTGCGCACGTTTAGTTTTGCAAAACAGGTTTTCCCGATGTGTCATGGATCAATAATCCCGCCCCAAAGCTGAACTCCCCCTTACTTTTTCCTAGCTTGGTGGATTCAGCGTGTTTGCCCAGTTATCTTACCAGTGGGATATTTCTAACCTCCTCCGCTGGGGGTCCCGCCCTGGCGGAAGGCCATTAGGAATCGGGGTTGGTGGTTCTGGGAAAACGGCGGGGACGAGCTTTCACTTCTGGTACACTTTTGGCTGAGAcattatttatttatttccCGCTTCTTGTAAAGAAGAGCGGGTTGGCATCACTTTTCTTTGTTGTACACATTGTCATAGATTGCGGGGCAGAGTAGTATTATCTGGCGGCGATGCCTCATTTTGCGGTGGCGGCGGGGTGGAACTGGCGGACAGACGCTGCGACAAAGCTAAACGGGAACTCGTTACTTACACCTGATCTCTTCTTGCCCACAATGAATGCTTTAACCCGCTCAAACCTTTGATAATTCCagcaaatattattattcctCGGGCTTCAATTCGACCTAAGTTTTATATTCTCGGGGACGATTTACCTAAACCATTTCCTCACCACTCTTGACGCGCTGTTGAACCCTATCGAGGACACGTTAAATACTTCTCCCACCTAGGAGCTATTCGCGACAAGTGGCGCAAATCACCTAGAGGAAAGACCAAGTGCAATGGACGGCAGCACAGGCACCGGCGATGCGCCCCGCGACGAGCCTCAATCCCCTCCCCCGCCCGGCGACTCCagcgagaagaaaaagggaaagcgAAAGGCAAAGGGCGAGGAAACGCCCAAAGCTCCCGCCGGGGCTAGGCTTACGGATAACATGGCCGGGACCTTGTTAGAGATGAACCCAGCGCTACGGGGAGAATTGGCGGGAATGGATAGAGAGAAAGCTGCGGAGATGTTGCGAAGGATGGACATATCGGAGCTACTCACTGGGCTCTCTTTGAACCAAAAGAACCAGAAGGATATGGCATCGTATAAATTTTGGCAGACGCAACCTGTGATTCGCTTCGATGATAAGGGTGCTGTCGAAGACGGACCGATTAAGCAGATCAGTGTGGAGGATGTACCTAAAACTCCAGACCCCTTGATCGAGGGGTTCGAGTGGGTTACCTTGGACTTGGACGACGAGAAGGAACTAAAGGAATTTTACGAGCTGCTCTCAGATCACTATGTGGAGGATGGAAGCGCGATGTTTCGTTTCAATTACTCCCCGGAATTCTTGAACTGGTGAGTGAGGAGGCTACTCTGGACTATGCGTTGTCGGCGCAGCTAATGTATCCAAAGGGCTCTGAAAGCACCCGGATGGAAAAAAGATTGGCATGTCGGCGTTAGAGCATCTAAATCAGGCAAACTGGTCGCCTCTATCTGTGGCGTGCCCGCTGAGATTTCCGTGCGCGGTCAATTGATCAAGGTCTCGGAGATCAACTTCTTATGCATACACAAGAAATTGCGCTCGAAACGATTAACCCCTGTTCTCATCAAAGAGATCACCAGGCGGTGTAACGTCGATGGCATATTCCAAGCTATCTATACCGCCGGAATTATTCTACCGACTCCAGTGAGCTCATGTCGGTATTACCACCGCGCCCTCGACTGGCTAAAACTGTATGAAGTTGGCTTCTCCGCCCTCCCTGCGGGATCCACGAAAGCTAGACAGATTACGAGGAATCACCTACCAAGCAAGACAGCCACACCGGGGTTGCGACCAATGCAGAGCAAAGATGTTGACGCCGTTCATGACCTGTTGAACCGGTATATGAAGCGGTTCGACCTTGCTCAAACGTTCAGCCGGGAGGAGATTGAGCATCTATTCGTCCATAAAGAAAAGCCCGGAACGGAGCAGACCGTCTTTGCGTACGTCGTTGAAGAGGATGAAACACACAAAATCACTGATTTCGTTTCCTTCTATTCTCTTGAATCGACAGTTATCCACAGCGAAAAACATAACACTATCAGGGCGGCATACATGTATTATTACGCTTCGGAGACTGCTTTCGCGCCGAAGGAGAAAGGCCTGCGGGAACGGTTGACATTACTTGTCAATGATGCTTTAATTCTCGCAAAGAAGGTAATGTTTACTGAGCGTCCCTTCTGACGCGATTGTTACTGACAACCTTTCAACAGGAGCACTTTGACGTGTTTAATGCTCTAACCTTGCATGACAACCCGCTCTTCCTTGAGCAGCTCAAATTCGGCCCTGGAGACGGCCAGCTCCACTACTACCTATTCAATTACCGAACATCCTCTATTGCTGGTGGCGTGAATGAAAGGAACTTCCCTGACGAGAAAAAGAGGGGAGGTGTGGGAATTGTCCTTGTTTGATGGCTTCTTTTGCAGAAGGAATTTGTTTTCCCCTCCCTGATTACACAAGTTTCCCTCATGGTTGGATGTGCAGCATTTGGTCCTTTCTTTCGTGCTCTCTCATCCTCAAGAGCTGTGGTTGTCGTCATTATGTCTGACATGATTCCTGTCAAACATCTTCCACGCAGCTATTGTATAGCTATGATCATCATTATTGTATGGAGTATGCCATCACAATATCCATGCTTAGCCTGTCACTAGGCTGAGAGTTGTATTCCACAGGGATTTCAGACAAAAATAACTGCGCTGCTGACTGACTCTTCCCTTTTCTGTGATGTCACAGATGCCAAGCTACGTAAACGTGAGAAGTAGGTTAACAAGTTAACTACTTAACCAACTGGACCAGTCATGATGTCACGGGAATGCTCGCCGCCCAAGACAACTTCGACTGCAACTAGCCAGTTCGGTGGCGCGGCGAGTTGGGATCTAGACCCTCGACTGTGTCTTGGTGTCAAATGAGTTCGGGTGTGCTCGTTTCTAATAACTACTACGACCAAGCCGTTGCTCCTCTTGAAACTTGCACACTTCTCTGTCTCTTCTGGCTTCCACAGAGTATACCCATATCGACAACCAACCAGTTGGTAACTAACTATCGAGACAATTCATTGGCCCTTTCATGAGGCGCCCTGCCTTACACATGAATCCGTGTTGTCACTCGCGGAGTAATAGTTACAAAATATACAACGGACGCGGTTGATAATCTATTAGTTAGCTGGCTCAAAATGGGCGCCGGTCAGTCGACGAGGAGCTCTCTGAATAAGTCGTCTCCCGGTAAGCTTCCTGATGTTCCCGCTGGCTACTCCCTGTCGTGATACCTACCTGCTCGCGTTCTATTTTTACAGATAGAGCACACCATTAACTACGGGGCAATCTGTTCTGTTAAAATCTAGAGGAGCTGAGCCACGTTCTGGCTCATCGATTTGCCTCGAAATGCTTTACACCCCTCGAACTCACCCATTTCAAGGACAACTTCAACTCTAGGGCTCTCGATGAAAATGGCCTTCGCCATTGGAATGAAGAGATCCTCTCCCAGTTCTTGGGGATCCCGGATGGCGCTGGAGAAAAAGCCGGCCCGCACACCGATGCTACGCTTGACGCTGGGCCTGTAATATTTCGCATGGTGTCCTATCTGGGCGCGTTCCCGTTTCAGAATACGCTCGCACCCAGCGTGCTTACTTACGAGGCTATCATTAAGGTCGTTGTGCTCCTAACAGAGAGATACGGCCGAGTTCTgagaagagggagaaaagATCGCATTAAATTGCTATTTGGTAGCCTGGCTGATGTTGGTCGTACTCAAGTTGAGGAAAAGGAGATGCCTGTACAGGAGTCAAATGATGGTAAAGCAAACGGTATTGCAAAGGGCAACCCTTCTCATGTTACAGGGTTTGCTATCGATGCGCCTGCGAacgacgacgaagaagaagaagacgatgatgatgacctGGCCCTTGCTGCCTTGGAATCTCTGGATGCAATTGAAGTGTTTAAGCACGATCAACGCATCGATCGGAGCGTATATAAGGCACGAGTTTCCATCGATACTTTTCGGAGGCTT includes:
- the MET7_1 gene encoding Folylpolyglutamate synthetase (EggNog:ENOG410PHKQ~COG:H~BUSCO:6692at33183), whose protein sequence is MGRTYNDAIVALNSLQSNYSIVQKIRKSGGRMNEQAMTEMVEWCQKVGYKPSDFNKLNLIHIAGTKGKGSTCAFISSILSQYAHLQTSQGVESSSEPKISKIGLYTSPHLRFVRERIQINNTPLSEEQFAKYFFEIWDRLEESARKSGMDPTDPAGKPIYFRYLTLMAWHTYLREGVDAAIIECGIGGEYDSTNILDKPIVAGISSLGIDHVELLGDSIEQIAWHKAGIIKPGSIAYTAPQPEAALDVLKRRGEEKGVEVEVASGHPELAPGKVQLGLSGDFQYKNAELAVAISTSFLRARGVADVPSYANGEPLTEPILRGLENTRLAGRCEVRREKNVAWHIDGGHTPESIEATGRWFSSQPYTRNALDGGNGKNQVLIFNQQSRDSSVLARALYSILSAGNCSFTHAVFCTNVTFKEAGYRPDLVSINANATEVEKLSVQNSLAKTWREMSPDTTVEVKGTIEEAVEYARNLASGEGDAMVSVLVTGSLHLVGGLIEVLETKPLPE
- a CDS encoding uncharacterized protein (EggNog:ENOG410PGMX~COG:I~TransMembrane:2 (o509-530i542-561o)~BUSCO:2651at33183), with the protein product MGRLRGHMVYNVVSTEFLPLRERPLHDPDEDTYLSLLKQFLQNSPIYFSYSLDITNSFQRQSHSDPSAPLWKRADDRFFWNRFIQTDLIDFRSGLSDGTGIRYGQLSDVDPYILPVMYGMLRITPTKVKSTPFTFALITRRSRHRGGTRYFSRGIDEHGNVSNYNETEQIIILNDSAGGLPGFAGGSGMQNGQLRSAAGKDLHVLSFVQTRGSVPVYWSEINNLFYIPRLLIRSVDTAISAARQHFSEQIRIYGENYLVNLVNHKGREEKVKKAYEHLVRTLITASSESTESDPLSSEKLHTVDSSIRKQEMDRLHYVYFDFHNETKGLKWHRAELLLNRLTDGLMRGQYFSGVESLGDPSGPLDIRLLQSSVVRTNCMDCLDRTNVVQSMLGRWTATRQLIDAGVLQPGESASDDPEFEFMFRNMWADNADVVSKSYSGTGALKTDFTRTGERTKAGILLDGNNSLTRYIRNNFRDGPRQDAFDIFLGTYLPSSSSSNRLVFVDRRPIIIQAIPYILAASVFMVLVAIFSRRLPDSAAWPIRLFLIFWMAVAAWCLRFIYSHGMLYVNWPKLNTPTAAVDGYQDALHRAHSDRVIGRFIPAARHQRGFSNVRLGYMEEGKKRIE
- the NMT1_2 gene encoding glycylpeptide N-tetradecanoyltransferase (BUSCO:292336at4751~EggNog:ENOG410PIAT~COG:I~BUSCO:5618at33183), with amino-acid sequence MDGSTGTGDAPRDEPQSPPPPGDSSEKKKGKRKAKGEETPKAPAGARLTDNMAGTLLEMNPALRGELAGMDREKAAEMLRRMDISELLTGLSLNQKNQKDMASYKFWQTQPVIRFDDKGAVEDGPIKQISVEDVPKTPDPLIEGFEWVTLDLDDEKELKEFYELLSDHYVEDGSAMFRFNYSPEFLNWALKAPGWKKDWHVGVRASKSGKLVASICGVPAEISVRGQLIKVSEINFLCIHKKLRSKRLTPVLIKEITRRCNVDGIFQAIYTAGIILPTPVSSCRYYHRALDWLKLYEVGFSALPAGSTKARQITRNHLPSKTATPGLRPMQSKDVDAVHDLLNRYMKRFDLAQTFSREEIEHLFVHKEKPGTEQTVFAYVVEEDETHKITDFVSFYSLESTVIHSEKHNTIRAAYMYYYASETAFAPKEKGLRERLTLLVNDALILAKKEHFDVFNALTLHDNPLFLEQLKFGPGDGQLHYYLFNYRTSSIAGGVNERNFPDEKKRGGVGIVLV